Part of the Raphanus sativus cultivar WK10039 unplaced genomic scaffold, ASM80110v3 Scaffold2504, whole genome shotgun sequence genome is shown below.
TTATGTGGGCATATGTAGAATACAACTTGTGCTACGGAAGGCTCAAGTACCAAGCTTTTCGACAAGTCTTTTCTTCTCCGAATGGTTAGATCAAGGTCTTGTTGTGGATCAATCACCTCGAAGATAATAGTTATGCTCAAGACATTGTTCTATCAAAAGAGAGAAGACTGGTTGGAACGTTTTTATGAAAACAAACAACTCTTTGGATGATTTCATACCAAACTcggatttttctttttaagacATATCAAAGATTTGAGTTCTGTACTTCATTTTCGATAGCTTTTTATTCAGTTAAAAACCTAACTGAATCACATTTATACTTTTCTGATTTGATTATGTACGTGCAAGTTTCTctagaaaaataaattcaataaagaTATTTTCTACTTTTAACTTATTAGACCCTGGTAACtgatttttaattgtttaagaAAGATAATAAAACACAGGGATATCTCAAAACTGGGATTAAAAAGCTATAACAAGTAGACAAAATCTTAGTGCATTAAAATCTTGAAAATTCAATGTGAAATTCTCCATAGATAAAATGGATAAAATAGTAGTAGATCTCAACAGTATCCAAGAAAATCCCTCCTTACATTCCAGTGAAAGCCTTCTTTGAGAAAGCAGAAGCACCAGCTGGTATCACCTTCAACACATTGAACCTCACAGTCTTGGACAATGGCCTGCAATTACCCAATAACAAGAAGATCAAATCAGTTTGgactagaaaacaaaataaacagaGATATTCAAGTTGTGAAATGAATTCGAATCATTACCTGCATTGGCCAATGATGACATGGTCACCTTCCTTGACACGGAAGCAAGGTGAGACATGAGCTGGGATGTTCGAATGCCTCTTCTCATACCTGtattatagaagaaaaatgataattaaCATCTTAGAGACTGATTTTGGACCAAGTAAAAATTGTGTACTAGTATGTATGTATTACCTCTGATACTTCTTGACAAAGTGAAGGTAATTCCTTCGCACGATAATGGTCCTCTGCATCTTGGCACTGTGGCAAGTACCAGCTAAGATACGACCTCTAATAGAAACAGTTCCAGTGAAAGGACATTTACTGTCAATGTAAGTTCCTGTTCCATAGGCAAAACAAACACAGCCACTTAAGAATAATGGATCTAATGTtgtaagaaaaacataattcCAGAGTTTTGGACATGGATCTAACAGTTgtaagaaaaaacataaatacaaaGTTCTTGTTCACTAAAGCTAAAACCTAAAGACATAATCTCAAACAAACCTGAAATGGCTTCGCGAGGAGTCTTGAAGCCCAAGCCGATGTTCTTCACAAATCTGTTTCCACCCTTCCCAGGTCGCTTTCCCTTGCCTGATGTCTTGGAGCTGATCAAACACGGAAACAAATAGCAATGCATATAAGAATGAATCGCAAAGCACAATGAATAGAGTGAAATCGATTAATTACCTGAGGAAGACCTTAGGTTGCTTTAGAAAAGCTTTCTCAGTCTGGAAATGTAAAGAAAGAGTGTGAGAATCGATTGATTGGAAGGAAAGTCATCTTTGAGTGAGAGACGATCGAGTTCAAACCTGTTCCGCCATGGCTTGTTGTTTTGTTCCCGACAGGTAAGAATGTAGTAGAGAGGGGACGGATAGAGCGGCAGCGACGGCTTTATGCTTTCATGAAACAAAACCCTAATGTGGAAGAAGagttaaaataacttatttccTGCGCAACACAGCTTTATTGGACCCTTACATTTGGGCTTATATGCTTAGGCCAATAAAATAAGAAACCCAAACTTGAGGCCTGATTATGATTTGTTTAGACTATGTTGGATTCGAATTATAAAAGTCCGCTGCAGATAATCTTTTCTCTATTAATCTGCGTAATTATGTTACTTTCAAAAATCAAAGATTTGGTATAAAAATACTAATGAACCATTAATTAAACCATCTACCTACCAAGAAGACTTCCACAATAAAGAGCTTACTTCTTGTAGCAAGCttatatcttttcatttttatgttgcaatatcaaatctcaaatgTATTATACCCCATGTTCGAAATTTCGCTAGGCGTGAGTCGGGCAGAAGGTCTACGCCTATCGAGTTGTCAAATAATCGGTGGTTAATCGGAGAGTAATCGGGGAgtagtttttgtatttttaattataaatatatgaatatataatgACATGTATGCAAATTCAACATAAAAATGTTATAGTCCAGTGGTTTGTTATGCTGTTGATTCTATGAAAGGTCATGGGTTCGAAATTCCAACAGCATATcattaaaattctttttaattgtgtgacataaaataaaataaaaataaagcaCCACATGCAATCGTCCCACATCGTTAAATCAAGAGGAAAGGAGATCTTGAAATCCCCAATAAATACATGAGGAAGCACTCGCTCTATTCTCAGACAAATGAGTCTGTAATAAAGCCCAATATCTGTCAATTACTTCAAATTTGTATCGGTTTTCTCGCTAAACCGATTAGTAACAGCGATTTGGTCAAATCGACGCGGTTGACTCCCGCGGAACATTTACCCGGTCGTCTAATCGGGTACTCGGGCGCGTTTTAGAACCCTAATTTATACCAAAAGAAGGTTTGTATAGTTTGGATATTGTATTTTTCTGGCAAATAAACGAATTTTATTGATAAACATTGTTGTATCAATTTGGAAGgataagaaaaacaatataACGGGCCTAAGATCCATAACACTGGGCTTTAGGTTAAACCCTTAACTCCACCGGTAATCAATCACAATTCACAAAGTTTTGGGACCTTAACGATCAAACCACACCCGTCACCGAATTCAACATcatgacgacgacgacgactgAGTTCGGCATCGTCTACGCCGTCCACATCATCGCCTCACACTTCGGTTCCGTCGCATCCGTAATTTTCAATCccttctctctctatctctctctctctaatgaATTTAAATTCAACTCAGTGAATGATGGTGTTAATTGCAGAAAGTGTGCGAGTGTCTTCTCCGCAGAGGACCGCTTTCCTCCCGAGATCTCTCTCGTTTAACCGAATCTGACAACATCAACCACAACAAAGTCAAGGACATTCTCTGCCTCTTGATTCAGCACAACTGCGTCCAAGCTTTCTCCATCGAACCTCCCGGTTAGTCCCCCCCCCGgttttctcctcttcttcttttggttttcgGAATCAATGTATTTTCCAAATTCGAACTCGTTTCGGTATATGATTCGAATATGTAGATGGTTCGTCAGAGAGCAAAGCTACTGTTCAGTACATTGCACTGTTCAGCAGCATTATTCACCGTGTGAGGTTTAACAAGTTTTCCAAGGTTGTCAACGAAGAGCTTGGTTCTCaggtttgatgatgatgattcctTACATTCTTCATCGTTCTTCAACACTGTTTTTGACTTAATTAATCACGTTTAATTTTGGTAACAGTGCAAAGGAGTTCTTGAAGGTTTACTTAGTAACGGTAGGCTTACCTTGCAACAGCTGATAGATAGAGAC
Proteins encoded:
- the LOC130505686 gene encoding 40S ribosomal protein S11-3-like; the protein is MAEQTEKAFLKQPKVFLSSKTSGKGKRPGKGGNRFVKNIGLGFKTPREAISGTYIDSKCPFTGTVSIRGRILAGTCHSAKMQRTIIVRRNYLHFVKKYQRYEKRHSNIPAHVSPCFRVKEGDHVIIGQCRPLSKTVRFNVLKVIPAGASAFSKKAFTGM